GAgcttttttttttagagagcTTAGAATGATGGGCGTTGGGCCTCCTTTAAGTGAGAAAAGATGATGGTATTTATAGGGGTGGAAGGGACTAAGTTGCAAATAAACAATAGTTGAAGGTTAtacgaaataaaaatagataagtAGGAGGATTttgtgaataaataagcaaatttGAGTAATCATGACTTGATTGACCCATAActgcttttgttttattttccaaACTGATAAGTTATACTGTCCTTGAGCTCAAACGGGCTAAACAAGATACGCGTCTTAGAGAAAAATAAAGACCATTAGCGTCGTCGGCTAAAGAATGTATTTTTGGATCATGATAGATCATAAATAAGATGATCATTTTGGAAAGAGGTTATAGTTCGTTTTTTTAAAAACGCCGGGCGTTAGAAATGCAGGTCCATTATTACGAAGAGGGCGTCATATGAAAAATTATTCGTACGTCATTTACCCGAGGGCTCGTTTTAATACCGCATATTAACAAGGTCGTCGTCACATTGTTAGAACAATGATGTATTATGCCCCCTCTTAATAGTAATAGTGTTTTTGGGATATAGTACTTCTCGGGAAGCACTATTTTAGAAGTATTACTCTCATGGTGTATATTCTGATAGGGATACCTCTCTTTTATGAAAGTACCTAATACATCCCATATTAGTAGTAGAGAGACTAGTTGTTGTAAAATATACCAGTTGAGTAATAGGATTAGTAACATTATTTATCATGCTAACCCGAATGGCTTATTATGTACCAATGACTGGGTTGTATTCATCCGTAGTTGAAAGGCATGACGTTTACTGAATCAGTTTGTACAGTTGAACGGGTACCAATATTGTTGTATTAGAATTAGTTGGAGGTTCCTAGATAGACCTATGCATGAAGGTAGCTTTTTACTTACAAATTACCTCCaagttaaaacaaaaaaaagatttGACAAATGCTTCTAATTTCTGAATCCATTCATGTTGTTGGCAGCTtcttcttttaatttttggaagagttcaCATGAAATTTGGGTGATTAGATtagtcttttttttaaaaaaaaaaaattaattaaaaggaGGTTGGGGGCTGTACGTGGGTGGGTTTGTGTGGTGGTTTTAGATTAttttttatcttatttttttctctttctttgggCTTCACGTGGGTTGTTTGGGGGGATTAGTTAGATTAGGctcgtttttattttttttgtctttttgattttgttttccctttttttttcttttttttcttttttgttttattagtttgtttattttAGATAGTTAGTTAATTAGGTAGTTAGTAAATTAGGTAGTTAGTAAATTAGTTagtaatttacttttttttttttttgttaagtcATTTTTGCATTGTTTTGCTATAATTAGTTGGTCTCGTATGTTGGTAGTGTTACGTTAGTAGTAAGTAATGTTAACCCGGTCATAGTACGTTATTATTCCGGGTCCTATGAATTGGAGTTTTTGTCTTTCCGGGTACAAACTCATAGTAACATATAAATTTGTACAACTCTAGACATAACACAAAACACCTTAAGTAGTGATATTGGATAAGGGATAGACACGAAAATCTTTGCGTGTCGCTACACATAATAAACTCGAATTAAGTTATTGTTAGCGTATTGAGGTATTATACGGTAGAATCGAAGTATATTATACAATActgaatacggagtactcctttATAAAAGGAGATTACCCCTATCCAATTCACCACTTACCACTTATTTCTTATCTCCACCTTAtccaaaaacatcaaaatctTCCATTTTCGCGGCACCCATGGCTCCCAACAACCAAGATCAACCACCTCCTTCTCCTTTCGATGAGCATTTTCGGATgctaactttgtatttgaacttgctcATGGCGTTATTTGTGCTACTAGTGGCGCTCGTGGTTTTCATAATTATGAACAAGTGAAGCTTGGAGGTTTCCGGCACGAAATGCGCACGATTCGATTTGTACTTCGATTTTTTGCTATTTTGGTAGATTAGAAGTACACATTGTAAGGATTTTGGGCATTTAAATAAAACGTCTTtgttttattgttaatattttcGGACTTTTAATTACTACCGTTGTTACTCCTTAAATCGTCTTACCATTACCGCCGAGGTAATGAACAAAGAAACTCGAgcaaaaattatattaaaaaaatattttccttgaCAGAGGATCATACGAAATTGGGGATCAAAATTTGATTTCTACACCAATCAAGTCCATTCAATTGCTAATcctccttaacaatcgtcacgcaaagcgaaccacaaatgcacaatggaattcaagactagtgctcacacactcgtcactcatttatgtggcggataaaagatgtacccgttcgctctcctcccaacatataagtgaacaatgccctcccaaacttacacactcgtgtgtctagaaaaacatacactcaacctagtagtcgactcgaaatgtgtcacgtcataacttgcattgataaacaactactttcacattaatacaactctatgcacaaaggtcggaaggtctttcaagcttgtaatgataggcttaggtaagggtgcggtaagtttgggtaaaatgtgagcttaaagccttggctttggggagcataaatcctagaaaCAACCGCGATCAATCAACACAATGACCataatctcccactcaacacatgaataaaaacaacaaacaaccacactatactttcttgccttgaattcacaattgtaaccaatcactcatgaagataagaaattgtaataccggagtgacaaaagcttgattcaacttgagaataacgatttttttttctttccctttttttttcttgctcaatctcattttttttttcttttggaaccttcacacaaattttttttattctcctcatctcattcatttttcatttcattttttcaacaacaatcatgataagaagaacttcccttttcaatactcaatatgccCAAAATGtatcacactacaactccctcacctcactactattagctcccccaagctaggcttgggactagtaaccaatggggaatttacgggcttgtaatgtggttagtcaccgaataaatggcacaagcacaacatgggtagaaaaagagggaacaaatgtatctaatttcatctgaaggctacctaaatagaaaaatgccttcgtccttcacaatgtgcatgtatatgagtcataaaacattactaatagttgcaaaccaatactcaaaatcggCCATTGATGATGGCGGTGTTGGCAGGCAGTGGCCGGAGTAGTTTTCCGGCGGTGGCAGCCGGCGGTGGTTGCCGGCGGTGGCAGCCGGTGGTGGTTCCCGACGGTGGTTTCCGGCGACGCTGATATCCGGTGGTGGTGGTCAAGATTGGGGTGGAAAAGTAAAGGTAAATGAGGATGGTAATTGTTGAAAAGGGAGGGTAAATATAGGAGGGTATATGGGTAAATGAATGGGGCGGCTTTGAGTAATATGGAgcggtaaatagtaagccccAAAAATAATTACTACATCTACCAAATATCGGTTGTAaacttatactccctccgtatttttttaagagatacacttggccggacacgggtattaagaagaataattgaatgaaataaaataataaagcaattggggttggatagatattttaataattaaatatgtggggaccatgtcattttggtgggtggagggtgggggtgagtttatgaaaatatttgtttaatagaatggtgggtgatagggtatattagatgtattatttaacaaAATGTCTTGTGTGCAACAGGTGCACATTAATATTAATGTGCACCAAGTTGTCACACGTGTGAAAAGTAGTAAACAAAACGcgcagaaaaaaaaagaaaagaaaggaagaaaaACTCAcgcaaagaaagaaagaaagaggagagagaaaacgctCAGGAAAAAAATCGCAGAAAAAAAACCCGATCGAAATCGAGAAGGAAGGAAGAAGAACGCAATCGAAATTGATCGAAATAGGAGAAGGAAGAAGGACATTGAAATCGAGATCGAGAAACTGAAGAGAAGGAAGAAGAACGCAATCGAAATCGAGATCGAAATTGTGAAATCAATATCTAATGGAAAACCTAATTAGGAGTGTGATTCAATCCACTCAAACAATTCAAGTTCCTCTAGAACCTGATATTCAAGATGCAACAATGGAGGACGTTCTCAACAATTGCATCGAAAACAATGCTTTGGCACAGGAACGTGAAGAAgaggaagcaatggaagctGAAGAACAAGAtattatttctgattctgaaggtatgtttgaagttaaagttatggTTATAAATGTAAAAGTTAGGGATATTCCTGTTAAAGTTAGGTAAATATGTTGGTTTGGCTGAAGTATTGGTGTTTGAAAAAGTTACAGATAtcaaagttaaagttgaggttttcagagtaaaagttaagtaTGTGAAATGTAAAGTTATAGTTATGCATAAAACTTATAGTTTATACGTTCAAAGTTAAAGTTATAGTTATGAATGAAAAAATTAGAGATATTCCTGTAAAAGTTATGTAAAGGTGTTGGTTTGACTGAAAAATAGGTGTTTGAAAAAGTTACAGATAtcaaagttaaagttgaggttttcagagtaaaagttaagtaTGTAAAATGTAAAGTTTACAATATTTGCTTAGATTTTTAACATGATTTTAATAAAGAATTTACAGTTTTGGTTTTatgcataaaagttatagttTGATGCATAAAAGTTAGCCTTGTTTAAATTGATATAAGGCTTGTTTTAGaaaaagttatagttttatccataaaagttagacttattttagtaaaagttacccttattatagtaaaagttatagttttatgcgtaaaagttaggcttgttttagtaaaagttagccttgttttagtaaaagttaaagttctatGCATAGAAGTAAAACTTGTTTTAGTAAATGTTGGCCTTGTTTTAATAAAAGTTATAGTATTATGCgtaaaagttagggtttaataataaaaatttctgCTGATTTTTGGTAATTGCAATAACAGAACCGGATCAAGATATTGTTGGAACACTGATGGGATACACTGCTGAAACAGTGGAGGAACTTCTAGGTTTCTACGAAAAACATGCTAGTGAGGTTGGGTTTTCCATAAGGAAAGGAAACACGAGATCCAAAGTTGGGACAAGAATCGTGCTTGAAAAGACATATGTTTGTTCAGCAGCAGGAGTAACAAACAAtggaaagaacaaaaagaaaaaagtgcaAACAGTTGTTCCTGTGGTgcccaaaaaagagagaaaaccaAGGCAAGTTTCGATCACGAGAACTCAATGTAGGGCTTGCTTGAGAGTGAAAATGAATTCTGAAGGAAGATATGAGGTTGTTAATCATGTGATAATGCACAACCATGATTTAACTAGAAGTCAATGGCACTACTTGCATAGATCTGAAAGGCAAATAACGGAAGAGAAGAGGGAGGCAATTGAAACTATGCAAAAATCTGGTAATAGTTACATTTTGATAGTTAAACTTTTATGTTCTGTGTAAAAGTTATTGTTTTGATACTCATCCTTTTGTTACTGCAATCACCTTCTAAGATGAAAAAAGttggaaatataaaagtcaCACTCATCTCAGTTAAAGTTAAGCTTtttaaagtaaaagttaggttagaGTAGAATGAGAACTGTCTTTAACTTTGACAACAATTtccttaactttaacctacataaccacaactttaacacaaaaaTTAACTATAAggtgttaaagttaagttaatgACAATTAAAGTTttagaagttaaagttaagctttttaaagtaaaagttaggttagaGTAGAATGAAGACTGTTTTTGACTTTGACAACGATTtccttaactttaacctaaataacaacaactttaacacagaaaatTAACTATAAggtgttaaagttaagttattgacaattaaagttttaaaagttaaagttagcctttttgtaCTAAAAGTCAGGTCTGAAGAAGTAAAAGTTGAGTAAAGTTAAACATTTTGCcgaaactattattttatttacattctTTTATGCTCAACTGACAGGTCTGTCATCCACGGCTTCCTTTAACTACATGGCAATTGAAGCTGGAGGTGAAGAAAATTTGGGACACTCGAAGAAAGACCATCTAAATTACTGCACGAggttaaaaatgaagcaaatagAAGGAGGTGATGCACAAGCAGTAACTGACATAATGTATTTAGAGCTTGAAGGTGACCCAAACTTCTTTTTTAGATTTAGATTGGATGAAAAAGGTAAATTGAGGAGTTTGTTTTGGAGGGACTCTATGATGATGGAAGACTATGGAATTTTTGGAGATATAGTGATTTTTGACACAACGTATAGAACAAACAGGTATAACCTAATTTGTGCTCCAAtagttggaataaacaaccactgGAACAATTGCATGTTTGGTTGTGCATTCATAGGAGATGAAAAGATTGAGTTGTTTGTGTGGCTTCTacaaactttcaaaaagtcaatGGGGGGAAAAAGTCCAATATCAATCTTTACAGATCAAGATGCAGCAATGAACAATGCCATCAATCATGTAAAAATCCAAGATTTATCCTTTTCagagtccttaactttaacttcatatTCCTCAACTTTAATTTCAtagtccttaactttaacttccaaatctttaactttaacttccaAATCTTTAACTTTAAGTTCAGAATCCTTAACCttaaatttagaaatcttaACTTTAATTTTAGAATCGTAAAGTTTAAATTTAGAATACTTAACCTTAACTTTaggatccttaactttaactttaactttaaaattcttaactttaatttcaatattcttaactttaacttcaaaaatctcaacttttaaCATTGAGTTGTATATGCAGGTCTTCCAGATTCAAGACACAGATTATGTGTATGGCATTTGCATTAGAATGCTATTACCAGATTTGGGGCATTGAAACGAGATCCAACTTTTAAGAAGACATTCAACTATTGCTTGTATAAGTGTGTCACAGTAGTTGAATTTGAAACCAATTGGAGATCAATGCTGCAACAATATGAGCTGATAGGGGAAGAGTGGTTTACAAATGTATACGATTTGAGAGAAAAATGGTGCCCTGCGCTAAGCAAAGACTTCTTTTCAGCTGGGATTTTGTCTTCACAACGAAGTGAAAGCACTAATCACGCCATCGGATTTAGAGCAAACAGAACAACCAGTTTAACTGATTTCTATAGATTGTTCAAAGGTACAATACAACGTTGGAGAAGTACAGAAAAGCAAGCTGAATTCTCTTGTAGTAAATCGGTTCCATCCTCGGCTTTACCACTA
This genomic stretch from Spinacia oleracea cultivar Varoflay chromosome 3, BTI_SOV_V1, whole genome shotgun sequence harbors:
- the LOC110789192 gene encoding protein FAR1-RELATED SEQUENCE 5-like translates to MENLIRSVIQSTQTIQVPLEPDIQDATMEDVLNNCIENNALAQEREEEEAMEAEEQDIISDSEEPDQDIVGTLMGYTAETVEELLGFYEKHASEVGFSIRKGNTRSKVGTRIVLEKTYVCSAAGVTNNGKNKKKKVQTVVPVVPKKERKPRQVSITRTQCRACLRVKMNSEGRYEVVNHVIMHNHDLTRSQWHYLHRSERQITEEKREAIETMQKSGLSSTASFNYMAIEAGGEENLGHSKKDHLNYCTRLKMKQIEGGDAQAVTDIMYLELEGDPNFFFRFRLDEKGKLRSLFWRDSMMMEDYGIFGDIVIFDTTYRTNRYNLICAPIVGINNHWNNCMFGCAFIGDEKIELFVWLLQTFKKSMGGKSPISIFTDQDAAMNNAINHNAITRFGALKRDPTFKKTFNYCLYKCVTVVEFETNWRSMLQQYELIGEEWFTNVYDLREKWCPALSKDFFSAGILSSQRSESTNHAIGFRANRTTSLTDFYRLFKGTIQRWRSTEKQAEFSCSKSVPSSALPLSGLLKHASEVYTLSLFRDFEEEFGYSIATTAKLIWKQENTEFYAVSIDEEPWSAQRVTYIHESQTVSCTCKNFETSGWLCYHCIRILHLHSVTRIPEQYIKKRWTKSAKSSVWNKLENEKPEEVQYTPWRQTMARKYYNLILKSQSNEETRTLMEDGYAASVSLVDELLASLNVSNTDDASTTETSAPAAPETSATAAPETNATAAYETNSAPVGTHTTTTSDTSVQQATSSEPATNTATEPPMVLDPERCTTKGRNKRPRGPFVKKKKGKTAAPPTADFGTITPNLRLF